The Candidatus Poribacteria bacterium genomic sequence AAGGCTAACATACATGATATAAAATGTAAACTTATTTATAGAATTTACTATATTTAGACGGGCAAAGAATTCTCCTGTGAAGTCAAAACAGTTCACCGGACACCTCCGCTGTAGTTGTAGGGAGTGGTGAGGCTAATTGGGGGCATCGGACCGAAGTGCCAACATCCAGAAACGTGGTCGCGACGACTGTCGTTAGCGGCAAAATTTATATCATTTGAGGCATTCGATACCGAATTTCGGGCGGTTAACCCAAAAGATAAACTGTCAACACACTGGGGCAAATTGAAGAAACCCAATTAATGCATCTACTACCGATGCAACACGGACACCCGAATCTGCTCCCATTTCCGTTTCGACCGATGCGTCGCAACCCGCCTTTTAAAGAGCGTCTCTTCCTTAAACCCAGCGTCAGCAATGATCCTTTCCAAATTCCCGATCGCTTTCGGTCCCGAGGCATCCGCATACCCCAACAAAATAACGCCATCCGGTTTCAGGAAATCTGAGACTCGCGCAAAAAAACGTTTCACCGTCTCCTGTTTTTCATCGTGGATAGCGAGTTCCGCCCGGTTACGCACACGGGCAACAACCCACGGCGCATTGAAAATAATCACATCGAATTGATGTGAAAGAAACGGGTCAAACAGGTCGCCAGCGGGCATCACGTGGACAGTGTCTGAACTGGGTAGAAGTCGTTGAAGGTTGAGTTTCGTTGTTGCCACCGCTTCAGGGAGCAGATCGGATGCGTATAATTCAGCCTGTTCACCCAATTCCTGCCGTGCCAACAGTGTCAAACACCCACTTCCACACCCGATGTCAGCAACGGTAGCGGGACCAGATTGACGGACATACTGGAGTGCCTCCTGAAAGCATTCGATTGTCTCTTGCGAGCGTGGCGCAAGGACGTTTTCGGAAGCAACGAGAGAGGCGTTGAGGGCACGGACGGGGTAGGTATCCGCCAACGCCTCTTGAATGTGTTGGATCTTTGTAAGGGATAGAAGGAACGGTTTCCCTCGGTTTGCTCCCGCCGGTTCCCCGGCAAGTTCTAAGAGATACGGTATAACGGGTGCCGATTCCGCCTGTAAAATTCCATCGGCATCCGCCCAACACATCAATCTTACCAAGGCGGCTTGCAGAGCATCGCTTGCAGATCTCCGGCGCGAATCTCTGCGATCTCGGGATTTCGTCTCCCGCCGCGAGTGTTGGATTAAGTCCTGCCGGTGCCGTTGAATGTAATCCATCAGTGCCGTAATCTGTTCCCATTTACCCTCCACAATCGCAGCACCGCCGTGTCGGATATGCGTGAAGATCCGATTGAGGTGTCCTAATTCCTGATGTGCAAACAGTTTAGCACGTGCGCGCGCAAAAACGGCGTCCCGACACTCAGCAGGGATGTAAAGTTCACCGATGTTGCTAATGGAATAGAAGGAATTCATGTTTTTAGAGGATCGACAAGCGTTATATAGCTAAAAAAAACATAAAAATTCACCTAATAAAGTAGCCTGCAAAAACGGCGCGGGCGACCCGTGAGCAAGGCACCTCAAACATAAAATCCACTTCATTCCTCCGCAAGGAAACTTAAAAAATCGGGACAATCTTACCCGTTTTGACCGATTCCGCCTCTTTATAGCAGAGCAGCAACGCATCCCGCGCGCCGATCCCGGACAATGCCGCGGGTTCGTCCTCCCAGTCAATCGCGTCAACGGCGTATTGAAGTTCTCCCGTGAAGGCATCAATCGGATCAACCTCTCCCAAATCGACCTCTTCAACCTCACCTTCGTCGTTCAGGAGTGTCAGTGGCACTGCGGTAGATGCCTCACCCGCTAATGTCGAAAAGTCATAGAGGAGTGTCGCTTTTTCGAGGTAAATTTCAAACCCGTGTGAGAAAGCACGCCCACGCTGTGAGACGGCTCCAGAGGAACAACTCACGGAGAGTTCCTTATCGTTATAGATGTATTGGGTCGTCAGGTAATCGACATAATTGCCGCTGGCGAGTTTGCCCTGTGAAAACACTGCGTCCGGGACACCGCAAAGCAGTTGGATGAAGTGGGTATCGTGAATGTGCAAATCGATGCCGGGACCGCCGCTCTTTTCGATGTCGGCGACCTCTCGTGACCAACTCGGCTTAGAGATAATACGCTTGAAATGCGCACCGAGGAGTTCACCGTATTGCCCCTCTTCCACCACCCGTTTCGCATAAGCGTATTCAGCAAAGAAGGGTAGCACGTGTGCGACCATCAGGTAACATGGACCTTCATTGGCTGCTTTCCGCGCCGTGCCTATCTTTTCTGCGAGTTCGACGAGTTCATTGGCATCGTCAATAGAGATAGAAATCGGTTTCTCAACGAGGGTATGTTTTCCCGCTTCGAGGGATGCCATACTCACCGGTTTGTGCAAATGTGTCGGCAGGCAAATATCGACCAGTTCAACCTCTTCATCGGCAAGGAGTTCGTCAATCTCGTTATATTTTCGGACGTTTGAGAGATCTTCCATGCCCCCGCGGGGTCCGAAATTACCTTGAATGCCCGTCCAATCACCCGCGAGTTTCTTTGGATCTCGTGTGCAAATAGCAACCACTTCAGCACTGGTAATACGCTGAATGGCGTAGTAATGAATCATGCCCATAAACCCGATACCGACGATTCCGATTTTTGTCATTTTTTCGGTTTCCCCTATTTTATAGCAGAAGGCACAGATACCACTCCTTTTTACGGGTGATGCCTGTGCCATTGCGTCTTTTCTTTATGCGAGACGGCGTTTAGTATGTGCCGGTTCTCGACTTGATACTGCCCCACGTCGTTGTTGCTTTATCGCGCGCTGAAACTGCGAGGAACCCCTCGTTCATTATTTCTTGGATTTCCGCATCGCTGAGCGCACGCCGCCAGACTGCCGCTTCGTCGATAGAACCGTTCTCAAAGGTATAATTCGGACGATCTTTAGAGCAACCGATCCGCAAATCCTGATCATTGGTGCCTTTGAAATCAAACTTTTCGTCTTTCTCCGCCGCGACTTCGCCATCAACATAGACTTTCATGGTCGTCCCGTCATAAGTTCCAACGACGTGATACCATGTCTTCTCATCCAACCCATGCGGCTGACTCAAGGTCGGCCGACTGTTGCCGGTTCCCAAGAACATATTAAAATTCTGACCGCTGTTGAAAGCACCGATGCCGTAGGAGGAATGCTCACCCCCGTTATGACAGTTTTTGTCGAACCACTGCGCATCAGTTCCCCAAGAGTCCTGATTAATCCAAGCCGCCATTGTGATTTCACCCGTGATTTTCAGGTCATCAGAGGCTGGCACATTCACACAATCCGCGCCTATACCTGTAATGCGAATCGCATCCCCGTATTTGCCCTTCACAATATCGGTATTGGCAATGATATCGGCGTCCAGTCCGTTACCGGAATCGTCAACAATGGTCTTACCTTTGACGTTGTCAAACGTGAAATAAAGGACAAGTCCTTCCGCGAGATCTGCCGTGGCGTATCCGACTGCTATAAACATCAACGCGCTGATTAACATAGCGTAACCAAATAACTTTTTCATCCTGTTTCGCCTCCTGTGGAATCTTGCATTCATACTGAATTAGGGAAATAAGTTTAGGTCTTGTAGGGGCAGGTCTTGTGCCTGCCCACAAACGCGCCAACCACAAGGTCAAAATAATCCTAAAATCCACCATAAAAGATGTGAATTCGCTTGTTCGAAAGTAATCAGAGTATATCACGAGACCCATGAAGTATGCAACGTGTTTTTCTTTAGGAGGCAAGCACGGCGTTCATGAGTTCTTCCCATCTGCCCTCAAATTTCTCTCCAAACTCGGATTCTCCACCGGTTGCAAGGGGACCCCGGAGCATCGGTTTGGTTGCGTTACCATTCTCCCAAAGCTCCCTACCGCCGAAGTCGTTGTGGAGGAAATGGAGTGCCACACCAGCGCGTTCCTTATCGGAGAGGTTCGACTTCGTGCAGTGTGCCACGCCGTAGCAGAAGAAAAGCACACCCCCCGCCTTCAGTTCGATCGGGACAGCGCGTTCTTCGGGCGGATCACACCGAATATGGTGATCGCTCAACGGGTCGCGATAGTGCTCGTAACTCTCCCGATGGCTACCCGGTATGACGTGCATGCAACCGTTTTCAACATTGGCGTCATGGATCGCAATCCACATCGCAGTGCCTCGTAACGGGTCCGCGATTCTGAAATAGGCGTTGTCTTGATGCCAACTCGTACCGATACCGACCTTAGGTGGTTTCCAGAACGCCTGATCCAGTTCCAGCATAAACTCATCTCCGATCAGTTGCTGAACGGCGGAAACGACCTTCGGATGAAAGGGCAGTGCCTTGTGCAAGTCACTCCGGTTGTTGAGCGGGATTACCTGAAGGTTTTGCCGTTCACCCGCATCGTCTCGTTTCGTGCCATCTGCTTGCACCGCGCAATTGATACCGGTTCCGTTTTTGAGTTCAGTGTCGTAGATCCGTTCTAATTCCAATCGGAGCACCTTCGCCTCAACGGGATCGAAAAATCCTTCAATCGCAAGATACCCATTACTTCGGAATTCCGCGAGTTGCTTTTCACTGAGTCGCATAGTTAAAATTACCTTTCTGCACACGGCACAATAATAGAATCCACCATGCCGTGTAGAATTTTCTTGTCCGCTGGACAGACTGCCGCTTGCATACCACCGAGTTTGACAGTGTTACCGACAACGAAATAGTATGGACGGAGCAGTGGACGGCATGCCATCTCTTGAACATCACCCGCATCGAAATCGTAATATTGCATCCGTACCCGTTCGGCAGTGTGAAATTTCTGGAGGACGTGCGGATTCTTCTCAAAATTCTCAAGACTGTTTTCGATAACGGCTTCCCATTCCTCTGTCGGCAGATCGTGTCCGATCGCTACGCCGCGGCTCCCCCAGGCAAGCTCGGAAAAGCCGGATGGTTTGATAACCAACTCCCGTTGTTTCTGCGTCACGGAACCGAGTTGTCGCCAATCCGTTACGACGTTTCCTTCCACCTCCAAATTCGGGATGACAGCATGTGGCGGTAGGGGACGGGCATCGATAATCCATGTCTCTGGAATCACTTGTTGTAGGAACGGGTAACTCTTTTTACCGAGATGGCGTTTCCAAAACGGTTGCAGCGTCGGATGATGGAAAAGCGCGAGACATAATTTTTCTTCCAAATAGGATTTGGGTGGGGGTGTCATCACAACGGTGCGTTTCTTCGCACTATAAAACATTAACTCCGCTTTCGGGATATTCGGCAGATCGAACAGTTCATAGAAGCGATAGAGCACGTCAACTTCCATCTTACCTTCTATCGTTTCGACAAGTAGCCCATCTTCCGTAAAAATTACCTCGTGCGGTTTGACCGTCCGGGTCTCCAGGCCCGCCTCACACAATGCTGCGGCGAGCCAGACCATCTCCGCCCAATAATCTTCCGATTCGTCCGATACAACGATTGCAAGTGTAGGGTTATCCTTCTTCGCCAAAGCACGAATCATTTCGGCATATCCGTTCACCATCCCGTCGCTGCCGCCGATGATGCGATAGCCGAGTTGGGCGTAGAGCTGCCCTAAGCACCCTGTCCCCCCAATAAATCCGGGAATCGAGTCGAGTTCGGTAATCGCCATGCCATTAGGGGTCGGGAGGATGTCGGGACGCAGCACGCCGGGGAGTTGGCTCTTAAAACGGTTCATCCGTCCATACTGGATAACGGGTTCAGGTTTGCCGAGTTCCAAGTACTCAGCGACCCAACCGGGCTGAATACCCCGCACGCTTTGGGAATAGAGTAAATTGCAGGCGCGATAGAAATTTAAAAGATGCGTTCCGAGTTCCTCAAACCATCTCAAATCCGATCCGGGAATCCAGAACGGTTCCGGGGAGATACGCCAAGAGGTGTTGCAATCAGGATGGACCTCCCGTTTCTCCGATTCAAAGAGTTTCGCCTTCGGGATTTCGTCATTAATAAATAGACATTTCTGTTTAGCATCCAAT encodes the following:
- a CDS encoding phytanoyl-CoA dioxygenase family protein; this translates as MRLSEKQLAEFRSNGYLAIEGFFDPVEAKVLRLELERIYDTELKNGTGINCAVQADGTKRDDAGERQNLQVIPLNNRSDLHKALPFHPKVVSAVQQLIGDEFMLELDQAFWKPPKVGIGTSWHQDNAYFRIADPLRGTAMWIAIHDANVENGCMHVIPGSHRESYEHYRDPLSDHHIRCDPPEERAVPIELKAGGVLFFCYGVAHCTKSNLSDKERAGVALHFLHNDFGGRELWENGNATKPMLRGPLATGGESEFGEKFEGRWEELMNAVLAS
- a CDS encoding class I SAM-dependent methyltransferase encodes the protein MNSFYSISNIGELYIPAECRDAVFARARAKLFAHQELGHLNRIFTHIRHGGAAIVEGKWEQITALMDYIQRHRQDLIQHSRRETKSRDRRDSRRRSASDALQAALVRLMCWADADGILQAESAPVIPYLLELAGEPAGANRGKPFLLSLTKIQHIQEALADTYPVRALNASLVASENVLAPRSQETIECFQEALQYVRQSGPATVADIGCGSGCLTLLARQELGEQAELYASDLLPEAVATTKLNLQRLLPSSDTVHVMPAGDLFDPFLSHQFDVIIFNAPWVVARVRNRAELAIHDEKQETVKRFFARVSDFLKPDGVILLGYADASGPKAIGNLERIIADAGFKEETLFKRRVATHRSKRKWEQIRVSVLHR
- a CDS encoding LamG domain-containing protein, whose product is MNARFHRRRNRMKKLFGYAMLISALMFIAVGYATADLAEGLVLYFTFDNVKGKTIVDDSGNGLDADIIANTDIVKGKYGDAIRITGIGADCVNVPASDDLKITGEITMAAWINQDSWGTDAQWFDKNCHNGGEHSSYGIGAFNSGQNFNMFLGTGNSRPTLSQPHGLDEKTWYHVVGTYDGTTMKVYVDGEVAAEKDEKFDFKGTNDQDLRIGCSKDRPNYTFENGSIDEAAVWRRALSDAEIQEIMNEGFLAVSARDKATTTWGSIKSRTGTY
- a CDS encoding Gfo/Idh/MocA family oxidoreductase, producing the protein MTKIGIVGIGFMGMIHYYAIQRITSAEVVAICTRDPKKLAGDWTGIQGNFGPRGGMEDLSNVRKYNEIDELLADEEVELVDICLPTHLHKPVSMASLEAGKHTLVEKPISISIDDANELVELAEKIGTARKAANEGPCYLMVAHVLPFFAEYAYAKRVVEEGQYGELLGAHFKRIISKPSWSREVADIEKSGGPGIDLHIHDTHFIQLLCGVPDAVFSQGKLASGNYVDYLTTQYIYNDKELSVSCSSGAVSQRGRAFSHGFEIYLEKATLLYDFSTLAGEASTAVPLTLLNDEGEVEEVDLGEVDPIDAFTGELQYAVDAIDWEDEPAALSGIGARDALLLCYKEAESVKTGKIVPIF